The genomic stretch CGAGAAGCACTGATCGCGGGTTGGCTTGGCGTGTGACCGGCCGGCGCTGCCGGCACGGAGGTACAGATGGTCTGTCGATTGGTCTTGGGAGCGGTGATGGTGAGCGCCTGTCTGGCGACGGTCGAGGCGCAGCAGGCGCGCCCGGGTGGCGCGGCGGCTACCCAGCCTCCAGCCGAAGGGGACTTGGCCGCCTTCGTCAATTTCGACGCCAAGGACACGGCGACGAAACTCGAGGTCATTCAGCACGCGGTGTACGAGGTCAATCAGCGCCTCATCGTCGAGAGCTTCGCCCGGGAGTACGGTAGCCGCGTCCGCATCACGCGCGTCGACTATCCCAACTACGATCGGGAACTCACGCCGGCGTACGTGTTCGAACCGGTCAAGCTCGATCCGGCCAGGAGGTACCCCGCGCTCGTGGTCGTCCACGGTGGTTTCCATTTCTCCTTCACCGAGGACATCTTCGAGTTCGTCGCGCGCGCGGTGGAAGAAGGCTACATCGCGGTCTTCCCTGAGTACCGGGGCAGCCGCGGTTACGGCGCAGAGCACTACAATGCGGCCGACTATGGCGGCAAGGAAGTAGACGACGTGTTGGCCGCCGCCGAGTACGTGAAGGCGAGGCGCAGCGTGAACCCGGCGCGCATCGGCATTGTGGGCCGGAGCCATGGCGGTATGATTGCGCTCCTGGCGATCGAGCGGGCGCCCAAGGTCTTCACGGCCGCCGTGGACGTCGTGGGCCTGACGGACTTCCTCGCGTACATGGCGTACAAACCCGACTACCGCCGGGAGGAAGTCATCAGGCAGCCCCGCTTCGGCGGGAAACTGCCGTCGCAGAACCTGCCAGCCTACATGGATGTCTCGCCGTTGAACCACGTGGACGACATTCACACGCCGCTCCTGATTCACTCGACCACCGGGGACAAGACAGCACCGGTACAACTCCACGCCGAGCGCCTGATCGACGCGTTGAAGGCGCGAGGCAAGACGTTCGAGTACAAGATCTACGACCGCGCGCCGGGCGGGCACGTCTATAGCCGGGGCGACAGCCCCGAGAGCCGGGATTCGGCCGACCGAATCTTCGTGTTCCTCGCAAAACACCTGAAGGGTTGAGGGAGACCCCGATGCACACTTTCTCGGAGCGCCGCATCCTCCATGGTGCGGCCGTGATGCTCGTCGTGCTGATGCTCTCAGCGTTCC from Vicinamibacterales bacterium encodes the following:
- a CDS encoding alpha/beta fold hydrolase; protein product: MVCRLVLGAVMVSACLATVEAQQARPGGAAATQPPAEGDLAAFVNFDAKDTATKLEVIQHAVYEVNQRLIVESFAREYGSRVRITRVDYPNYDRELTPAYVFEPVKLDPARRYPALVVVHGGFHFSFTEDIFEFVARAVEEGYIAVFPEYRGSRGYGAEHYNAADYGGKEVDDVLAAAEYVKARRSVNPARIGIVGRSHGGMIALLAIERAPKVFTAAVDVVGLTDFLAYMAYKPDYRREEVIRQPRFGGKLPSQNLPAYMDVSPLNHVDDIHTPLLIHSTTGDKTAPVQLHAERLIDALKARGKTFEYKIYDRAPGGHVYSRGDSPESRDSADRIFVFLAKHLKG